In the genome of Naumovozyma dairenensis CBS 421 chromosome 7, complete genome, the window TTTCCATTGATCAATGAtactttttattattataataattatcgCAATGATCCCGAGATTAATGATCAATTCATGGGACATTGTACATGGAATCTTATTATTCAACCAACTACAACTACCAGCACAATTAAACatattaataacaaatCAACCACCGCaacttcttccttttcattaGACGCATTCTTAATTAATACAATGATTTCTAACTTACAATTGGATTCTCAATATCTTTTAccaaaattcattataaaATTAGCAAATGGTAATACAAAAACATTAGATAGAATGTTAAATTGGGCCATCTTGcaatttaataaatcacataattcattaatgcCATTCCTTTATCCTTTCGAAAtgtggaaaaaaaaaatatctaaacatttaaattatattttaaattctcATGGTATAAATATTAACTTAATTGAACCACAAACATTATTAGCAATATTACTTATTATACAATTTAATTGGTCTTGTATagatcaagaaaaattgttcccaatattgaaaattgtcgctattgtttcaaatcctaatattaatatattacaaTTGACATTATTGGGTACATTTTATTACATGACAATCACAGATGATTTCGCTTCCTCTCTATCCCCTTTTTTATCCCCTTCCAAATCTAAACATATTAAAAACGCTCCAactgaattattaaatcttTGTTATTCACAAGTTTTAAATTTAGCAATATTCATCAATCgtaataatttgaaagtttATGGTGACTTATTTTTAACAACAGAtcataacaataaaaataaagaattatctattataaattttatCACTTTTTGGATATTCCAATTCTTAGATTCATGGTGGAGATTCATCCAAGGATTACCCAAAGTGAATTTCCTCATTGAAGAATTCCATCCAAGAACAatagaatcattaaatataCCTTCATTGAAACCATTCTCGTTATTGACTCAATTATTTTGTGGAATATTTGATGGCTCAAACTTATTACATATCTTATCCAAAGGTGGTAGAACATTATTAAGAGAaacattattgaaatttaaagaaagtttggaaaatttaaaCCTTTATCATAAACTGATTGATCATGAAGAATTTATGGATAATgattcatatataataacaaataaattatatttggaaaaatctGATCATATAGAAATTCATTTAActttatattatttgactCTCCTTTTAATTTCCAATACcaaattgattcaaaaaaatttagaagaacaagaaggGGAAcatgatgaagaaaaattatctttagaaatattatcattgtATTATCTTCTATTAATtgattccaattcatttaatattcCTCAAAATTTTAACATTTTACATGTCTTaccattgaataatatcGAAATCATTAACCtttgtttgaaaaatttaaatactTGGGCAATCAAAACTGCAAATGATGATCATTCCACTATTACTGAAGTcaataaaagaatatccactggtaataatttagGACGAgataaattcaaacaatTACAAACTTTTTTAAAACAATGGTGTCAAATATGGTATTTCAATGATCGGgaacaaaataatgaattcatgaaagaattagagaaaaactttaatttcaaattatctCATAACACAAAACCAACAAAACAAAGTTCTGCTGATACAACAAACACAGATAATGATAGGTTTTTAAGTtttatgaatttgaataattcagaatatattgaatctATTAATAAGATCAACAATGCTGATGATTCACCTCAAAATTCTACATCTAAAGAACCTACCACGGCCCAAGGAATCAATACCATATCGAACACTAAATTATTTGCAATGCTAAACTCCTTACctaatcatcatcatcatcatcatcataataataatactaataataacaatacttCAAATATAAACGTAGTTGATCCATATAAAATGAGTTCACAAACTCCTAAATTATCTACATCTGTTAGTAATTTCTATCATTCTGATCTACACAATggtaacaataacaataataataatacaggTATGAACTTGTTTGGAACTCAAATGAACCAATTCCAAAAGAATATCAACAGTACCGTTCttaacaacaataacaatactactactactgataataataatgaaagtAACGCAATGCCCCAACAATCAGGGATCaataaacttttcaatCCAGCTATGAGTTTCAACATATTACAAGATGACGAGACAGATGAAGGTTATGCAGAAGATATAGAATCTGATGATAATGACTACAAGCCATTAGAATTCAAGTTTACCACAAAACGCTTATCAACTACCAGCAACAATAACGATAACCCTACTaaggataataataatattaataataataataatcgtgatgaaataaaattggatcaatttcaaagtgatcatatcatattaaGCTCTGAAAATTACACCACAACTGGATCACCCGTAATAAAACAAGGTAAAGGTGGAGGCGTAtccattgaagaattattagcCAATGAAAGTAATTTACCCTTAACAAGAACTAAttcattaagaaattatttacTTGATAACAATTTTAGTAGAATACATTctcaattattaatattgcCACCCCCACCCGCACCGCCTCCAGCACCAGCACCAGAACATGAACATGAACATGAACTGTCGTCCGTACGGCAATcacaaacaataataaatgataatattcaacaacaacaacaacccTCGGGAACAAATGGGAAGGTGGATCATGTTATACAACGATCACCTGCTGTTGTTAATACTCCAAGAATTGGCATTCAAAGCTTTTCTAACCTATTTTCATTAGAATCTCCTAAAGGTTAGAATACAAAACCTCCATTTCACAATGGAAGAAACCTTGTTATACtacatatattttaatattcttaCATTCTGACATACACTTATAAAGACATGATATTTTCTCCTCCTACCATTTcttgtattatattactGCCAGTACTTGAATTATGAGACGTCTTAGAGGGCTATCGTATCTGTGACACCATTTCCTGACACCTACCACCGGAGATGTAACTTCTGGTGAAAAGTTTGGAACGGCATTATTTTTGAGGCGGCGGCGGCGACGGCAGCAACAATAGTGTTGCAACACCCAGACCCCGCTGTCAATTAGTGAGTCATTCACGGCCTCTGAAGAAAAACAGCACACTCGCTGCTGCTCCTGTTGATGATGCTCGCCGTCCTTATCACTTAACGGTCGACTTTTCGTTCTTTGTCCTTTTCCTCCATGTATAAAAGCCGAGCAAGTTTGTTTCGTTAAAGGAAGTTTATTCCTGGCCTCTCTCTCTTTATCCCTCTCTCAAAACTTGTCCTTTAAGTACAGTCAACAACGAAGCTAAACTGACAGCGTCTCAAATTcacaataatattaataataataataataataataataataataataataataataataataataataataataataataataataataataataattacaaaataataacagcaCAATGACTACTGAttacaataacaataacatcCGCCATCTAATCTCTATCAAAGATTTGTCTGACgaagaatttaaaatacTAGTTGACAGAGCTCAACATTACAAACAGATCTTCAAATCAAATGACACCACAGAATTCCAAAAGAATCATTTGAAACTACTTGGCAGAACAATCGCTCTAATCTTCACCAAGAGATCCACCAGAACAAGAATCTCCACTGAAGGTGCTGCTACTTTCTTTGGTGCTCAACCAATGTTTCTGGGTAAAgaagatattcaattagGTGTCAATGAATCATTTTACGATACCACTAAAGTCGTATCATCCATGGTTTCATGTATTTTCGCTCGTGTTAATTCTCATGATGACATCAAGGCTCTTTGTAAAGATTCTTCTGTACCAATCATTAACTCCCTATGTGATACTTATCATCCATTACAAGCTATCTGTGATATGTTGACCATTAGAGAACATCTAGGCGACAAGAAGGACAAATTAAAAATCACTTGGATTGGTGACGCTAATAATGTCATTAACGATATGGCCTTGGCTGCTATGAAATTAGGTATGGACGTTTCCATTGCTACTCCAAATGGTATCGAAATGGATCAATTTATAGTCGATGCTGCCTCTGAAGTATCCAAGAGAAACGGTACCAAGTTAGAATTGACTCATGATTCTAAAGCTGCCTCTAAGGGAGCTAATGTGTTGGTTACTGATACTTTCGTGTCAATGGGTGAAGAATACGCTAAAGAGGctaaattgaaacaattcaGTGGGTTCCAAATCAATCAAGAATTGGCGGATTTggctgatgatgattttagATTCATGCATTGTTTACCAAGACACCATGAAGAAGTTACTGATGATGTGTTCTATGGTAAGCATTCTATTGTCTTTGATGAAGCTGAAAATAGATTGTATGCTGCTATGGCTGCCATTGACGTTTTCGTCATTAATAAGGGTAGTTTCAATGACTTGAAATGATATCATACccaataaacaaaaatagCATCTTTAATATCCCTACTCCACCTCAAACCAGCAtgtgataatgataaaactATTAATACACGTAAATAGATAGActgtatatatatgataaaaACCGATTCAACGTATTTATTTTACTATACCATTTTGATTcgttttattttctatcTAATAATCTATAGAAAAAGgtcaaaataataataattatccacgcttttcaaaaaatctATAAATGAATGACTACATTGGCTAGGAATGGCTTGAGATTATCCCCAAATTCTAAAATTTGGATTGATGCATCACGGCCACCTTCTTCCTCGGCAACTTTCATACACAAAGTATTGGAATAAACTGCTTtgatttcatcatctaatcTACCGATAGTAATATGAGGTATCTCATTCGCACATTTCAATTTACTGACTGGTTTCCCCTGAGAATCAACGACACAATCTTgatcattatcatcttcatcggAAATCATTAGTTtaacaataatagtaacaattttttcatcCCAACATAATCTATCGAACTTAATCGATACTTTATCATCACTTTTAATTGACTTCAATGTGGCCTTATCAATCTCTTCATCATTGgcatattttttcaataattttgtGTAAtgttttttataatttttccataTTTCTTGATCTTTTGCACTTCCTCTCTTACTTTGAGCCACATGACATAAAGTTACATGGAAATcgttttgaaatttattttcattgaacAATTTATCAATAGATAGTTTAAATTCCCCCGATATTTCATTCGAATGAAGTTCAACTActtttttgatttcttcCTTCACTCTATTCATATCATCGACGTTTATATCTGCTGAAAAATATACTGGTAATAacctttctttcttttcctttagATTATTATCAGGACGATTATTCACGTGCAATTCTTCTCTAACAGGAAGTTTGACGGAAAGACTCTTTTGGAAACTTTCTTCTATAATCTTATCATCAGGAATGTATGGAATCAACACGGGAAATGTTTTATGTATTTCTTCTAGGATTAATTTACTATTCGCTAATGAAGAATCCTTCCCATTTATGTTCAAGTTAATCACaagatcaaataaattGTCTGGTGATTTAGATTCATCAACTGGTTGAAATCTTTTCCAAAATCCACTCATTATACCAATTACTTTTGGTTTCCCCAACTTATCTATTTTTATCGTTTGATGATTATTACCACGATCGAGAACTCTATCAACCGTCAAggttttaatttcatcaaacGCATCATATGAAACAAATGATAAtccaataattttaatattggTATCATAAGACAAATAATCCtctttaaattcttcaacccattcaaataattgtTTACGTTCCCttatttgatgattatTTCTATCAACAAACACACATTTCATATCAGGATGGGATAACAATTCCAACGAATTCTTAATCAATTTAGCTTTATCTTTCCCCTtgatatcatcattttgaatatgACCCCAGGAGTTAGGGAATAAATTTGTTAATGTATTGGCAACTGTAGTCTTACCACATCCAATAACAGATATGGggaaaatcaaaaatttcGTACGTTCATCTACTCTTTCATAATCAatagaatttttcaattctaattcttttagTCTGGaatgattcaaaatttcCATACCTGTCATACCATACGATTTTAAAAACAAATTCcttaattcaattatatgGAACCctttcaaatattcttcaCATAATTTAGAGTCTTTAGCAAGCAATGGGATGACAAaatctaaatatttattggtaataaatttatgtttcctaaatttaaaaatcCTTGATTTACTAGTGATATAATCTTTAGTCACTTCTCTCCATTGTCTATACATTAAATATGGTTCTTCGAATTTGAACTTGAAGAAAAACGTTTCTCCAGTAATACCTAATTTACTTCTAATGACAAACCCTTCCAATTCCTCACCATTGAAGGAGCCTCTAGTCGCACAATCCTCTAAGAATTTTCTTAATGAAGTTACGTCATTTTTGATGAAACATTCGATTTCCTTAAACCCATATTTCCTACTGAACTCAGAGACTCTATCCATATCTAATGTCTTAAACGTTGGttgattcaaattcaaCCCATGTAAATATAGTCCCGCTTTATCATTCTTATACTCCAAGATATgttcttcaaatgaatcATCACAATATTCAGCAACAGCAGTAAGGTTTTCCCTATATAGGTGAGTAGCCAATTCTTTCGAACTAACCCCCCTCTCTTTCAACTGTCGTAAAAGAAACTTTTCTCCTGCTTCAGCATGATTTCTATCAGTATCATCTCTTGGACCAACACTATGTTTCGAGCAGACCACTAATGATCCATCTTCCAAACcagaaatgaaaataatacatcCATTAGCCTTGATAGTAACTTCATAGGGACCCAttgtattttcttcaatcCAATCCCATCTAGTAAAActcatttcattaatattgaaaaatttatcataacCTCTCGCAACAATAACTGGATATGGCGAAGAGGAATCATCTTGTAAGATGAATAAACCTCTAGCTTTACATGGTAAAGTAATGTTATTCTTACCATAATCCCACTCGTTAAATTTCCAACTAACAATCTGACGTGGATCAGTTGAGGAGAGTTGACAAACTCTTTTGATTGCTCTTCCTCTTGTTTTGGACAATTCGGTGGATTTCTCTAATGCATCGACTAAAGCTGTAACATCACGAGTGTTTTCCAACTCCATTTCTTGGCAATATGAGAATGAACAGGTGAATAACGACcgtagtaataataaaaataatccTTAATACTATCTAATGGATCCTTTTCGTTAGCTCTTTTGACCATCTTCGTTAATAtctttgtttgtttttaaagatttttcCAACTTTCTCgatgttttgaaaaattcactTCTGTCACTTCTACTACAAAGGAATTGGATATGTAAATGATAAAGGGGAAAGAACTAATCATTACAATTCCAAAGAGAAGTGACAAAAGAGAGCAACTAAAATAGGTGTATCACACTATCACTCACAATTACAAATCATGGAAATGGATATTGATGAGGCAGACGTCTTAGTTCTTTCTCAGGGACTGGAGAAATCTAGCAGATTAACGTTcgaaataaataaatccTTGAAGAAAATAGCCACGACTTCAAACCAATCAAGTCAACTATTTACACCTATACTATCAAGAAATAACATGTTGATTACattacaaagaaatattgaaagtGTATTAAACTCCGTGGCATCAGTGAAGGATTTAGCTAATGAAGCTTCCAAATATGAGATCATATTACTTAAGGGGATTCAAGAAATTGGCTTAAAACAATACATTCAAGTGATTCataaattagatgatatgTTGGAAGATATTAGGACAAGTGGTAATGAAACAAACTCTGAATTCCATGGTATTTTGACACATTTATCTGAACTGATTACGTTAAGTGAGACTGAATTAAGATCGTATTTCGTTTCTATCTTAAATTCTATTAGTCCATTTGATCCCCAAATTtgtataaataaaaaacaacCGTTCCCTTATTACGAAGACGaacaattgaatgaaatggCATCCATTTTAGATTATTTCCACAATAATTCTGATGATTCGAATATTCAAGATGTATTCATCGCAGCAAGAAgtgatttgatttcaaaatcaatgGCGTTCTTGGAACCATTCGCCAAGTATGCTATCAACTCGTCAAATAAGAATGCTCACTATGAGAAAAATAGTAGTGGTATGATTAGTTACACAGAAGCATTGTTAGGATTCATTgctaatgaaaaatcattgGTGAATGATTTATATTCACAATATACGAAATACAAACCCATAGTTATCAACAGTATTATTACTCCGTTGATTAATTCGTACTGTAAAATCTTTAACAGTAATATGAAATCAATACGGAATGATTTAGATAATATGGGACTTTTCAGTTTTGAATTGgtagaaaatattcataacgttattaaatcattgaaaatgaatcatGATTTATACGAAAATGAAACTTTAATGGACTGTGCTAATCAAGTTCATAAAGTGACACAgtcattatttaaagatgcCATTGATAGAATTGCTACTAAAGtgaatcaattgaattctATTCCATCAGATAATGGAGTCACTGAACCAACTGTAGACACTATGTCAAGACTAAGGAAATTTAGTGAATATAAAAATGGTTGTCTTGGAGCTATGGAAAATATGTCAAGAGAGAATTGGTTACCAATGaattataaagaaaaggaatatACATTTAATGGGAATTTGAATTCTAATGATCAATTGGCTTTAATGTCCTGCTTTGTTAGTGATTGTATTGATACTTTGGTGATTTGTCTTGAGaggaaaattcaaaaaatattaatgcCAAATCAAGAACCTGACGTGGCTAATCCGAATAGTCCAagaaataaacaaaaacaaagagTTGGATTTTgtatattaatgaatatgtCTCTGGTGGAacaaattattgaaaaatccgaattaaattcaatgtTAGGAAAGGAAGGGCATATAAGAATGGAAAAGctaaaaaaaagatatataagTTATTTAGTATCAGATTGGAGAGATTTGACAGCTAATTTGATGGATTCTGTTTTCATTGATAGTACAGGTAAAAAATCAAAGGATAAAGAGCAAATTAAAgagaaatttaaaaaatttaatgaaggatttgaagaattggTTTCTAAATCTAAACAATATAGATTATCTGATCCTGCTTTAAAGAAAGTATTAAAATCtgaaataatatcattggTTATGCCAATGTATGAAAGATTTTATAATAGATATAAGGATTCATTTAAAAATCCAAGGAAACATATCAAATACACACCTGATGAATTAATGAACGTATTGACTCAACTAGTACGGTAATAGGAAAAGAGCCCAAAAAATAAGATtggtttatatatatcttatGTAACAGTACTTTAAATTGAGACGATGTTGTCTTCGGGGAaagtatatttattcatttacGTTTATAAATTATGAGATTCATaaattaagaaagaaaagagaaaattaaaataataagaaagaaaaaaggacttttcagtttttgaatatatattggaCTGTTTGTGAATGTATGAttataattaatattattattgctgCTAACTGTGTTGTTTTTCTATCGATGTCTATCATTGTAAAATACCATCATCGTAGCTCCTTCTTAAGGTCTCTccatcaatattatttataatatttttagattcaaattcattagaaGGTCGGTTAATAGAACCAGATTGTTGACTTGATGACCCATTGTCCTCGTGCAAGAcatcaatatcttcttcttcatcatcatcgtcgtcCTCGTCATCACGACCATCGTCATTGTGCTCTTTCGAATCATTTTCTCTCTTATGAGGAGGAAATTCAGGTTTCGGCGTAGTTTCTCGATCATCAGAATGTgaatctttgaaattatcGAATTGGAAGTTATTTCTTAACATAGGAGACAATCCATTATtgtcattttcatcattcaaCTGCAAAGGGTGCCACACATTTGGGTTTCTATCATATAAAGCTGTCATGTCAACGGATGAATCCAAAGGTAATGAAGTATCGCAGATATCTGACATAGAAGTTCTTGATTGATTCATGGTAGCATCGAACACGTTCAATGAATTGTAATTAGTATTGTCGTAATTGCTTCCCACGGAGACGTTTGAATTACTCATTAATGACTCTTGAGTTGATCCCAATAATGGCTGGGTATCTGTTTGACCGAGAGGTTGAATTATACTTGATCTATCGAAGGAAGATCTTGTTGAGGAAGATTGACCTATATCTGAAGAATTGCCACCAACTTgtaaataattttgttcatgatcatcttctttatcCTCATCGAGTATTTGGTTCAAATCACTGAACCCTCTATTATCATTTCTTAACGTAGATGGTAATATATCTTGAATACTGTTTCTTCGTAATGggtattgttgttgttgatttgTTTGTGCTGCAGTGTTTCTAAGGATACCCGAAGGTAAATTTGTACCATGGAAATTAAAATTGGAAGCAATATCCCAGTCTTCATTCTTTGTATTAGAGGATATAGATTCCGTTGGATTTattgctgatgatgatgtcaATTGTTCCTTTATGGACTTACGAGTCTGTAATTTGGAGGAATGGTGTGGATGATACTTATGATTATGAGGAAGACTCACGATTGACTCTTGAGATCTATTCAATGTTATGCGGGGAAGAATTGAAGAGCCGACACTTGGCTCAATAGATTTGATTCCATCTTTTTTTAGAACATCAACATAAGATGGAGGATTTCTTGGTAATAAATCCGTTTTTGAAGATTCCGATGAAGAATGTAATGTTGTAGTTTTAACATGAATGTTAGGTTCGTTGGTGCTATCAGAACTGAAATCAAAAGATGGCGGAGGATCATTAGTGTCATTCGTGCAACCATCAATTctatcaaaattatcatcagCATCGATGTCACTTAACGCTAATGATAATGGCCTTAAATTTGGAGATACAATTGGGGATAAAGGTATAGCTTGAGGAGAAGCCAATTCTCTTTGAATAGAATCAGGGTGATATATgtttgattttaatttaggtgaattgaaaatatccATTGAgattttatcatcatcattattagatgTATCATTTAAAGACTGTTGTGATCTAGTTCTACTATAATTCGGTCTTTTTGCATTTATCGATTGATGTTGAGGATTGTTGTTCGGCACAGCTGTTTGATCTAATGGATGTACTCCAGGTGAAAGGACTGGCGATAAAAGAATTTCCTTCggaaagaaaacatttgaattatgataaatattatcatttgatgattCATTCCCAAgtaaatttgatgaaggATCATCTAAGTTACCAGTATTTGAGAGAATATGAGACTCATAACTTGGTAAAAGAGTATTTGCATGAGAACATAATTTATGTAATACGTGGATTGGCGAATCAATACTAATTTCATAATGTTTCCTCTTGTCTTCGACCATTTTAGATAATCTAAGACAAATTTTAATCCaatgatttgatttgattttctCGTAAGTGGAATCAGGATGTAATTGTTGATGATTACCGAACTTTGTTGGCACATAAACTTGGAATTCAAAgtctttattaattaaatctCCACTGACTGGATCTTCTAAAAGATTACCCATATATTTTGCCTTTGATTTCGATTTATGATTTGGATCTTCCGGTGGAGCAGTTGGTAATCGTGGACCTCTATGTTCTGCTAGAAGGAATTTCTTCGTGGGTTCCATTCTATGAATTTTCTTACCATtacaataatattccattGTTTCTGTCACATAAATTCTAACTCTATGTAAAGTAACTTTATCTAAGGGAGAGAATTTGAAAGTTATTGGCAAGAAGGCATCTAGTATGATATCTTTTGATGCAATGACAATGTcataaaataattgattttcCCAATCTCTTGAGATAGTTATTGGTTCACTTTCCTCCACAGAAGTATCTGATTGAGttcttattatttgaatggGTAATCTTGCAGTGatatttgatttgaaaGCACCATATCTTTCTACACTGACGTACAAGAAATATTCCACAAAGCCGAAATCTGCCTTTATTGTTTCTGGGTATGATTGAGAAATTAATTGTTCGAAGGCATATATGTAATCACCggtttgaaaaatgaaatggtGATGATAATTGGCGTCATTAAGGGTATTATTGCTGTCTGATGTGTTATTGTTGGTATTTGCTGAAGAATCTGTCAAAGATGCCGAGGAGAatgttgaattaaataGGTCTGATATTAAGGAAGAATGTGAATGAGTGGGTCTCTCGTTGGtattatgaatattattatgattatgattattattatgacTACGAGTGGTATTagttgatgaatttatattttcagATGGTATTGTAGCAGCTCTTCTAAATAATGCCATTGGTGATAAGCTTCTCGATACTGATGATGAGCGAGAAGCATTAGAGGTAGCTCtgtttcttgaatttcttaAGGATGGTGAAACAGTGCCATTTGGGGAGacaagattattattattattgttgttattattattatgtgtAGTTGAAGCTGTTAGATTCGAGGATgaattattgtttgaatGATTTAACAATACACTACTTGATCTTTTACTTGAATTGGGTAATTTCCGATAAACGGAAGCACcacttttcttcaatagcATGTTTTCcactttattattacctgATTGAGACAGTTTATCATTTGTACTTGTAACGGGATTTCCCGATGTGGCTGTAACGTTATGATCAGTTTGATAAAAGGGCCAAGTATGATTGATAATGTCATTAATTTCAACAAAATCTTGTCTTTTCGGTGGAATCCCCTCAGGCCATTCT includes:
- the ALY2 gene encoding Aly2p (similar to Saccharomyces cerevisiae YJL084C and YKR021W; ancestral locus Anc_1.282), producing the protein MTQLHSVLSPVFPAETSVEITGDCIPLAETSSIQLFIKLAEPKVFLQGFESRHISEKQPSILRGSLIVRVLKPTRIKNISLSFKGYSRTEWPEGIPPKRQDFVEINDIINHTWPFYQTDHNVTATSGNPVTSTNDKLSQSGNNKVENMLLKKSGASVYRKLPNSSKRSSSVLLNHSNNNSSSNLTASTTHNNNNNNNNNNLVSPNGTVSPSLRNSRNRATSNASRSSSVSRSLSPMALFRRAATIPSENINSSTNTTRSHNNNHNHNNIHNTNERPTHSHSSLISDLFNSTFSSASLTDSSANTNNNTSDSNNTLNDANYHHHFIFQTGDYIYAFEQLISQSYPETIKADFGFVEYFLYVSVERYGAFKSNITARLPIQIIRTQSDTSVEESEPITISRDWENQLFYDIVIASKDIILDAFLPITFKFSPLDKVTLHRVRIYVTETMEYYCNGKKIHRMEPTKKFLLAEHRGPRLPTAPPEDPNHKSKSKAKYMGNLLEDPVSGDLINKDFEFQVYVPTKFGNHQQLHPDSTYEKIKSNHWIKICLRLSKMVEDKRKHYEISIDSPIHVLHKLCSHANTLLPSYESHILSNTGNLDDPSSNLLGNESSNDNIYHNSNVFFPKEILLSPVLSPGVHPLDQTAVPNNNPQHQSINAKRPNYSRTRSQQSLNDTSNNDDDKISMDIFNSPKLKSNIYHPDSIQRELASPQAIPLSPIVSPNLRPLSLALSDIDADDNFDRIDGCTNDTNDPPPSFDFSSDSTNEPNIHVKTTTLHSSSESSKTDLLPRNPPSYVDVLKKDGIKSIEPSVGSSILPRITLNRSQESIVSLPHNHKYHPHHSSKLQTRKSIKEQLTSSSAINPTESISSNTKNEDWDIASNFNFHGTNLPSGILRNTAAQTNQQQQYPLRRNSIQDILPSTLRNDNRGFSDLNQILDEDKEDDHEQNYLQVGGNSSDIGQSSSTRSSFDRSSIIQPLGQTDTQPLLGSTQESLMSNSNVSVGSNYDNTNYNSLNVFDATMNQSRTSMSDICDTSLPLDSSVDMTALYDRNPNVWHPLQLNDENDNNGLSPMLRNNFQFDNFKDSHSDDRETTPKPEFPPHKRENDSKEHNDDGRDDEDDDDDEEEDIDVLHEDNGSSSQQSGSINRPSNEFESKNIINNIDGETLRRSYDDGILQ
- the EXO70 gene encoding GTP-Rho binding exocyst subunit EXO70 (similar to Saccharomyces cerevisiae EXO70 (YJL085W); ancestral locus Anc_1.281), whose amino-acid sequence is MEMDIDEADVLVLSQGLEKSSRLTFEINKSLKKIATTSNQSSQLFTPILSRNNMLITLQRNIESVLNSVASVKDLANEASKYEIILLKGIQEIGLKQYIQVIHKLDDMLEDIRTSGNETNSEFHGILTHLSELITLSETELRSYFVSILNSISPFDPQICINKKQPFPYYEDEQLNEMASILDYFHNNSDDSNIQDVFIAARSDLISKSMAFLEPFAKYAINSSNKNAHYEKNSSGMISYTEALLGFIANEKSLVNDLYSQYTKYKPIVINSIITPLINSYCKIFNSNMKSIRNDLDNMGLFSFELVENIHNVIKSLKMNHDLYENETLMDCANQVHKVTQSLFKDAIDRIATKVNQLNSIPSDNGVTEPTVDTMSRLRKFSEYKNGCLGAMENMSRENWLPMNYKEKEYTFNGNLNSNDQLALMSCFVSDCIDTLVICLERKIQKILMPNQEPDVANPNSPRNKQKQRVGFCILMNMSLVEQIIEKSELNSMLGKEGHIRMEKLKKRYISYLVSDWRDLTANLMDSVFIDSTGKKSKDKEQIKEKFKKFNEGFEELVSKSKQYRLSDPALKKVLKSEIISLVMPMYERFYNRYKDSFKNPRKHIKYTPDELMNVLTQLVR